Proteins co-encoded in one Podospora pseudoanserina strain CBS 124.78 chromosome 7 map unlocalized CBS124.78p_7, whole genome shotgun sequence genomic window:
- a CDS encoding uncharacterized protein (COG:U; BUSCO:EOG092628SP; EggNog:ENOG503NVBJ) — MLFKSTLSALWLAASAWAAGQNDEGDVKSIGLRTHTLVQPYLDSDMQSRWYDFGGDTIIRTDQYIRLTSDHPSQMGWLFSRVPLTATNWEIEVEFKIHGKGQLYGDGFAMWLTRERGKMGPVFGAADKFEGLGIFFDTYKNNRPGVVFPYVMAMVGDGHTSYDKDTDGKSTEFAGCSARGIRHATVPTKLRLTYFQDKYLKLELQYKSEGEWTMCFETNTPPTIPQVAYLGFSAETGELSDNHDIISINAKNLYTSQPNAGKSTPGSNKGGKKSYGGQEGGSSWTWFFMKIFFFFAVLGGAYVGFTAYRAKNQRSHRF; from the exons ATGCTGTTTAAGTCGACCCTGTCAGCCCTGTGGCTGGCTGCGTCTGCTTGGGCCGCCGGCCAGAATGACGAGGGGGATGTCAAGAGCATAGGG TTGAGGACACACACACTCGTGCAG CCCTATCTTGACAGTGACATGCAAAGTCGGTGGTATGACTTTGGAGGGGACACGATTATCCGTACCGACCA GTACATCCGCCTGACCTCGGACCATCCCTCGCAGATGGGATGGCTCTTTAGCAGAGTGCCATTGACCGCCACAAACTGGGAAATCGAGGTGGAATTCAAGATCCACGGCAAGGGCCAGCTCTACGGCGACGGGTTCGCCATGTGGCTCACACGAGAGCGCGGCAAGATGGGCCCCGTCTTTGGCGCCGCCGACAAGTTTGAGGGTCTCGGTATCTTTTTCGACACGTACAAGAACAACCGCCCCGGCGTCGTGTTCCCCTACGTCATGGCCATGGTTGGCGACGGCCACACCTCGTACGACAAGGACACGGACGGAAAGAGCACCGAGTTTGCCGGCTGCTCGGCCAGGGGCATCAGACACGCCACCGTTCCCACCAAGCTTCGCCTGACGTACTTCCAGGATAAGTACCTCAAGCTGGAGCTGCAGTACAAGAGCGAGGGCGAGTGGACCATGTGCTTTGAGACGAACACTCCCCCCACGATTCCCCAGGTGGCGTACCTGGGCTTCAGCGCCGAGACGGGCGAGCTGAGCGATAATCACGACATCATTTCGATCAATGCGAAGAATCTGTATACGTCCCAGCCGAACGCGGGCAAGTCTACTCCTGGGAGCAACAAGGGGGGCAAGAAGTCTTATGGCGGACAGGAGGGGGGTAGCAGCTGGACTTGGTTCTTTATGAAgattttcttcttttttgcgGTGCTGGGTGGTGCGTATGTTGGGTTTACTGCGTACAGGGCCAAGAACCAGAGGAGCCACCGGTTTTAG
- a CDS encoding uncharacterized protein (COG:S; EggNog:ENOG503NZ9C), whose product MVDISRASLVCDNATTPPNFHFQSLFTAPQDTMSKPVISFGLKKSCPPSKKPTLPARKKPAPFGGLGDDDDDDNETPQTSVSITEIDGFDTPSSINNDNDSDSRKRHKKSSKPPSAPPSKPPSSKTLQPTGEFTDLSSALASRKYAKEAESADPSIYDYDAVYDSFKAAKKPKSEDEAAAEKKPKYFSALQQAASQRERDRQIAEEKRLKREREAEGEEFADKEKFVTEAYKRQQEENRRLEEEEKRREEEEAKKNKGKGMTDFYKKMLEQKEQEHAAIVLAAQNAAKKPDGKAEAGPKEEEEKSATERAREINAQGGNVLINDDGEVVDKRQLLKGGLNVAPKKKAEVQQEKARQQEKAKSNGPSQGSRGVYAPGGKQAMRERQTRMLEAQLEETLKRSRQEEAEETAKIELATKSRKTEADVSSAKERYLARKRAAEEAKKKEP is encoded by the coding sequence ATGGTTGACATCTCTCGCGCGTCCTTAGTTTGCGACAATGCGACAACACCACCTAACTTCCACTTCCAGTCCCTTTTCACGGCACCACAGGACACAATGAGCAAACCAGTTATCTCCTTCGGCCTCAAAAAATCttgccccccctccaaaaaacccaccctccccgcgCGCAAAAAGCCAGCCCCCTTCGGCGGCCTaggcgacgacgacgacgacgacaacgaaaCTCCCCAAACCTCAGTATCAATCACCGAAATCGACGGCTTCGACACCCCCTCATCAATAAATAACGACAACGACTCCGACTCACGAAAAAGACACAAAAaatcctccaaacccccttccGCCCCCCCAAGcaaacccccatcatccaaaacCCTCCAACCAACAGGGGAATTCACCGACCTCTCCAGCGCCCTAGCCTCCCGAAAATACGCCAAAGAAGCTGAGTCGGCCGACCCTTCCATCTACGACTATGATGCCGTCTACGACTCCTTCAAAGCTGCCAAAAAGCCCAAGTCAGAAGACGAAGCAGCCGCGGAGAAGAAACCAAAGTATTTCTCTGCTCTCCAACAAGCTGCCTCGCAAAGAGAAAGGGATAGGCAAATAGCGGAGGAAAAGCGCCTAAAACGAGAACGGgaggcagagggggaggagtttgctGATAAAGAAAAATTCGTCACCGAGGCGTATAagcggcagcaggaggagaataGGCggttggaagaggaggagaagaggagggaggaggaagaggccaaAAAGAataaggggaaggggatgacggatttttataaaaagatgctggagcagaaggagcaggagcatGCGGCTATTGTTTTGGCGGCGCAAAATGCGGCGAAGAAGCCAGATGGCAAAGCTGAAGCTGGGccaaaagaggaggaggaaaagagcgCGACTGAGAGGGCTAGGGAGATTAATGCGCAGGGTGGGAATGTGTTGATtaatgatgatggggaggtggtggataaGAGGCAGTTGCTGAAGGGGGGATTGAATGTggcgccgaagaagaaggcggaggtacagcaggagaaggcgaggcaacaggagaaggcgaagagCAATGGCCCAAGCCAGGGAAGTAGGGGTGTTTATGCACCTGGTGGGAAACAAGCTATGCGGGAGAGGCAGACGAGGATGCTGGAAGCGCAGCTTGAGGAGACGCTCAAGCGGTCGAGGCaggaagaggcggaggagacggCCAAGATTGAGCTTGCGACAAAGAGCAGGAAGACGGAGGCGGATGTGTCGAGCGCGAAGGAAAGGTATCTTGCGAGAAAGAGAGCTGCggaggaagccaagaaaaaagagccATGA
- a CDS encoding uncharacterized protein (COG:S; EggNog:ENOG503PE6J), with translation MEIEGVDLSYTDEEGRTALIVAAMVENEKAVDILLEDPTLDLNHRDQTGRTALAWAALRSHRSILARLLAMESIDADIVDVNGKTPLLELCSGLDNWNSGAEREAVIRQLLASGRVNINARDSKGRTAVMMVAKTATEALFRLFLSQPGIELEAEDENRANVLLHAGIGENWRVVEILLELGRLDLNCKISDEAPRELRLRGQTIFSMAMAHGPERVRERLFMENDIDVNTPDRDGNTLLKLATEYGHASIVDRILSIEGVNPNIFARDGETALMAAINGLSEEMADTLLKHKSIDPEKRNPDGRTPLSLAAERGLLQTVRRLLSFDQVDPDSRDNDGRSPLSWAISPSWNLRPQDTAASRKKVAQELLETGRVDLNAEDTEGCTLVERAIGDSRGDNILELLLAREDVNLNRVDKQGRNFLKMVLDRREPVLSRNICGILGVCYEDLEILDNPPVTHASEDTSSEGEDRVVMAMKWGRGLTGCQLELGVQREADYDGDRVEEWSLCKRCDTINLDEAFSRRPSSYWGNLIAKFDEPPSEKSQQSCGLCRLIASVHPAPSADSNTAEEQDQFELRAFSGLLIWLCEGSEDFYSNLPEDLIDTLFLAVVTSSGMKSDGYPDMGNMSDINGSETFEPVMRSGFIARVGSNCSYRGRALSVKHVPFNEVDFGQIKSWIADCTGNHSDAVCNPTKVHEIPHFRLIHCATRDIVHIDAAPPPHTALSYVWGAVQDGPQNQHSLAGLKMETVVEDAIKVTLALGYEYLWVDRYCVDQTPGSVKDEQLRHMNFVYYGAEVTIIDAAGEESSFGLPGVSQRFRKRPPAIKVQGHILTTIPPEPSREIQSSKWATRGWTYQEGLLSRRRLFFTQHEVSFECDGILAREAITVPPILSKFSTRLRNTGNNRDRPQPSSWLFPLGGVINMEEDDLGVHQRLSEYAPRQLTYELDALNAMLGVLQLYLSLPQPAYHLCGILIVPQTHRYDWSPGGPSVYVDVDPNTVAANLAGFVYGLLWTCRQPGTRRGGFPSWSWTGWTGTAKFEGPRRQWNSLVDVSIVEEGKKGLLSWGGYFGLGDWEKRYRFGHHHVLEVEGYVGYVTLREDTRYKWLDGFIATMEVGDEWTDGGFVLTKRCDDEGGEGEFRKRLLRETWMAVVMMSNHVLVVEQQASGLWERMGVAEMWVGRWIGPQPYGGEGLERRRLLLG, from the coding sequence ATGGAGATCGAAGGCGTAGACCTGAGCTACACGGACGAAGAGGGCCGGACAGCACTAATTGTTGCAGCAATGGTTGAAAACGAGAAGGCTGTGGATATTCTCCTAGAAGACCCGACACTGGATCTCAATCATCGAGACCAAACAGGGCGGACAGCACTGGCCTGGGCGGCACTGAGAAGCCATCGATCGATACTGGCAAGGCTGCTCGCGATGGAGAGCATTGATGCTGACATCGTGGATGTCAATGGGAAAACGCCTCTCCTAGAATTATGCAGCGGCCTTGACAATTGGAATAGCGGAGCAGAAAGAGAAGCAGTTATTCGTCAGCTCCTTGCTTCTGGTCGAGTCAACATTAACGCAAGGGACAGCAAAGGGAGAACGGCTGTAATGATGGTGGCAAAAACTGCCACTGAAGCCCTTTTCCGGCTGTTTCTTTCTCAGCCAGGTATTGAACTTGAAGCGGAAGACGAGAACAGGGCAAATGTGTTGCTACACGCCGGCATTGGGGAAAactggagggtggtggaaataTTGCTGGAACTGGGCCGGCTTGACTTGAACTGCAAAATATCGGATGAAGCGCCTCGCGAATTACGTCTCCGCGGGCAAACAATCTTTAGCATGGCGATGGCACACGGGCCGGAACGTGTCAGGGAGAGGCTCTTCATGGAAAATGACATCGATGTCAACACCCCAGACAGAGATGGTAACACGTTGCTGAAGTTGGCAACGGAATATGGGCATGCGAGCATTGTTGACAGGATTCTCAGCATTGAGGGGGTGAATCCCAATATCTTTGCTCGTGATGGAGAGACAGCCCTCATGGCCGCCATCAATGGTCTGTCCGAAGAAATGGCAGACACCTTGTTGAAACACAAGTCGATTGACCCAGAGAAACGCAATCCTGACGGACGGACGCCGCTTTCTTTGGCAGCGGAGCGAGGTTTGCTACAAACCGTCAGGCGGCTTCTCAGCTTTGACCAAGTCGACCCTGATTCCAGAGATAACGACGGTCGAAGCCCGCTGTCCTGGGCTATCTCGCCATCTTGGAACCTAAGGCCTCAAGACACGGCGGCTAGTCGAAAAAAGGTGGCGCAAGAACTGCTCGAAACTGGCCGGGTCGATCTCAATGCCGAGGATACCGAAGGATGTACTCTGGTGGAACGAGCAATTGGTGATTCTCGTGGGGATAATATTCTGGAATTGCTTCTGGCCAGAGAAGACGTCAACCTCAATCGCGTGGACAAGCAGGGTCGGAACTTTCTCAAGATGGTTCTAGATCGAAGAGAGCCTGTTCTGTCACGGAATATCTGTGGAATACTTGGTGTTTGCTATGAGGATCTTGAAATTCTCGACAATCCTCCTGTCACACACGCGTCAGAAGACACCTCGAGCGAAGGCGAGGACCGAGTGGTAATGGCAATGAAGTGGGGCAGGGGTCTGACTGGCTGTCAACTGGAGCTGGGAGTACAGCGCGAAGCGGACTATGATGGCGACCGCGTGGAGGAATGGAGTCTTTGCAAGAGATGCGATACCATCAACCTTGATGAGGCCTTTTCTCGACGACCGAGCTCATACTGGGGCAATCTGATCGCGAAGTTTGACGAGCCGCCATCAGAGAAAAGTCAGCAGTCATGTGGACTCTGCAGACTGATAGCCAGCGTGCACCCGGCCCCCTCTGCGGATTCCAATACGGCAGAAGAGCAGGACCAGTTCGAACTACGAGCGTTTTCTGGCCTCCTCATTTGGCTGTGCGAAGGCTCGGAAGACTTTTACTCGAATTTGCCAGAAGACTTGATCGACACCCTGTTCCTTGCAGTTGTCACCAGCAGCGGCATGAAATCTGATGGTTACCCTGATATGGGAAACATGAGCGACATCAACGGCTCAGAAACCTTTGAGCCCGTGATGCGTTCGGGTTTTATAGCCCGCGTTGGCTCAAACTGCTCTTATAGAGGGCGGGCTCTCTCAGTCAAACACGTGCCATTTAATGAGGTGGATTTTGGGCAGATCAAGAGCTGGATCGCAGATTGCACTGGGAACCATTCAGACGCTGTCTGCAACCCAACCAAGGTTCATGAAATCCCACACTTTCGGCTTATTCACTGCGCGACGAGGGATATCGTCCATATAGATgcagcgccgccgccacaCACCGCCTTGAGTTACGTCTGGGGTGCCGTCCAAGATGGTCCACAGAACCAGCATAGTCTTGCCGGCCTCAAAATGGAAACAGTCGTCGAGGATGCGATCAAGGTTACTCTCGCTTTAGGCTACGAGTATCTCTGGGTAGATCGATATTGCGTTGACCAGACGCCCGGGTCGGTCAAAGACGAGCAGCTACGGCACATGAACTTTGTATACTATGGCGCAGAGGTCACCATCATCGatgcagcaggagaagagtCATCCTTTGGCCTACCGGGTGTGAGCCAACGATTTCGAAAACGGCCGCCGGCGATAAAAGTGCAGGGACATATCCTGACTACCATCCCTCCTGAGCCGAGCCGTGAAATACAGTCGTCTAAGTGGGCCACTCGGGGGTGGACCTACCAGGAGGGATTGCTTTCTCGGCGCCGTCTATTCTTTACGCAGCACGAGGTGTCATTTGAGTGCGATGGCATACTTGCCAGAGAGGCCATCACCGTGCCCCCTATACTAAGCAAGTTCTCAACTCGGCTACGCAACACTGGAAACAATAGGGATCGCCCCCAGCCCAGCTCATGGCTCTTCCCCTTGGGTGGTGTCATCAACATGGAGGAAGACGACTTGGGGGTGCATCAACGACTATCGGAGTACGCACCACGGCAACTGACGTATGAGCTCGATGCTTTGAATGCGATGCTGGGGGTTCTTCAGTTGTATTTGTCGTTGCCGCAACCGGCTTATCACCTCTGTGGAATTCTTATTGTTCCGCAGACGCATAGATATGACTGGTCACCGGGTGGCCCGTCTGTGTACGTGGATGTTGACCCTAATACTGTGGCGGCGAATCTGGCGGGGTTTGTTTATGGTTTGCTGTGGACTTGTCGTCAGCCGGGGACACGACGGGGGGGATTTCCTAGCTGGTCGTGGACTGGGTGGACGGGCACGGCAAAGTTTGAAGGGCCACGGCGTCAGTGGAATAGTTTGGTTGATGTGTCGAttgtggaagaggggaagaaaGGGCTGCTTTCATGGGGGGGTTAttttggtcttggtgatTGGGAGAAGAGGTATCGGTTTGGGCATCATCATGTTTTGGAAGTGGAAGGTTATGTGGGGTATGTCACTTTGCGGGAGGATACGCGATATAAatggttggatgggtttATTGCTACTatggaggttggtgatgagtgGACGGATGGGGGTTTTGTGTTGACCAAGagatgtgatgatgaggggggtgaaggggagtTTCGTaagaggttgctgagggagacgtggatggcggtggtgatgatgagcaaTCAtgttttggttgttgagCAACAGGCGAGTGGGCtctgggagaggatgggggttgcGGAGATGTGGGTAGGTCGTTGGATTGGGCCTCAACCGtatggtggggagggtttagagaggaggaggttgttgctTGGGTAG
- a CDS encoding uncharacterized protein (EggNog:ENOG503NVWM): MDDYMFKSYVADCKVAQEATSYLEIFNYSDPTLSTVEEHRFRLDELPDEFGNFCHRRGAFAPPKLKPGVSLLSGIRLILQQNAKHPETFTPSYISLSHSNYTLMVRALKLPFRGIESTSVVGPFFWCALDPDVDPSSSSTPPNLQLIFRKSDVRKKGLTRGWELMLSHDFSTGITTGFAKGTPSSDMVTAIKHLKECAGQVLHPFLLPIIVLSHDLSAKNDQKQRDAREWLRKLEHAVSMRNEVLEEEAQYIKDNMVDLDQINRDLVECHSQVLWKRPQAYLEIVRVMKQGMGEFWAIVDGMMDSDGGGGRYRVGGETGKVHRSMLARLEFYRAKLNGIENYAHTTLERLGIQRAALYNIIAQKESKLSLKMAGEQRRLAHNAKRDSSSMKTLSLLGAIFLPATYLASVFSMTFFDFNDNNNHSRNNGPVSSGGGGEERENQVVSPDLWIYFVITVPLTLLIVLIWRIWDKRRDKKYEAEDADIEKGIEAMEQQIMTAMRKRTLSKVRTWEVGKF; the protein is encoded by the exons ATGGATGATTACATGTTCAAGAGCTATGTCGCCGACTGCAAGGTTGCGCAGGAGGCGACGAGTTATCTGGAGATTTTCAACTACTCG GACCCAACCCTCAGCACGGTAGAAGAACACCGCTTCCGACTAGACGAGCTACCAGATGAATTTGGGAACTTCTGCCATCGCCGG GGCGCCTTCGCACCCCCCAAACTAAAACCCGgcgtctccctcctctccggtatccgcctcatcctccagcAAAACGCCAAACACCCCGAgaccttcaccccctcctaCATCTCCCTCTCGCACTCAAACTACACCCTCATGGTCCGGGCCCTCAAGCTCCCCTTTCGAGGAATCGAATCGACCTCGGTCGTGGGACCCTTCTTCTGGTGCGCCCTCGACCCCGACGTCgacccttcttcttcctccaccccgcCAAACCTGCAGCTCATCTTCCGCAAAAGCGACGTCCGAAAAAAGGGCCTGACCCGCGGCTGGGAGCTGATGCTGTCGCACGACTTTTCCACGGGCATCACGACCGGTTTTGCCAAAGGAACGCCGAGCAGCGACATGGTCACTGCCATCAAGCATCTGAAGGAGTGCGCCGGGCAGGTTCTGCATCCTTTCCTGCTCCCGATCATTGTTCTGTCTCATGACTTGAGCGCAAAGAATGATCAGAAGCAGAGGGATGCGAGGGAGtggttgaggaagctggagcaCGCGGTTAGCATGAGGAATgaggtcttggaggaggaggcgcagTATATAAAGGATAACATGGTTGATCTGGACCAGATCAACCGGGATCTGGTCGAGTGTCACTCGCAGGTGCTGTGGAAGAGGCCGCAGGCGTATTTGGAGATTGTGAGGGTTATGAAACAGGGGATGGGCGAGTTTTGGGCGAttgtggatgggatgatggacagtgatggaggggggggtaggtatagggtgggaggggagacgGGAAAGGTGCACAGGAGTATgctggcgaggttggagttTTATCGGGCAAAGCTGAATGGGATCGAGAACTACGCTCATACTAcgctggagaggttggggattCAGAGGGCGGCG CTCTACAACATCATCGCCCAGAAAGAGTCAAAGCTCTCCCTCAAGATGGCCGGGGAACAGCGCCGCCTCGCCCACAACGCCAAACGCGATTCCTCCTCGATGAAGACCCTCTCCCTGCTTGGCGCGATATTCCTCCCGGCAACCTACCTCGCTTCGGTGTTCAGCATGACATTCTTTGacttcaacgacaacaacaatcacTCCCGCAACAACGGGCCCGTCTCcagcggtggcggtggcgaagaaagagagaaccAGGTCGTGTCCCCGGATTTATGGATTTATTTCGTCATTACTGTTCCATTGACGCTGCTGATTGTCCTGATCTGGAGGATATGGGACAAGCGCCGAGACAAAAAGTACGAAGCCGAAGACGCAGACATCGAGAAGGGGATCGAGGCAATGGAGCAGCAGATCATGACGGccatgaggaagaggacgcTGAGCAAGGTTAGGACGTGGGAGGTCGGGAAGTTttag
- the MRH4 gene encoding RNA helicase (EggNog:ENOG503NY0Q; COG:A) → MWKRARESVCLICRSASTPTRALLEPAQPWLGQRTFATRRAERPSRMVLSDRVARGPSSPPGKGGDAPKKPRNKPDGPWAGMNRTVANIDRTRSPAKFASTRGRDDGNGKDDRRGGKERDFKALKMQRALSTVPYSLRQAVKARLTEIESFDQFDLRQDVKDAVTNEVLKGMTDIKPTPVQKLAISAMLGNPLKELRIRRRSKDALQREEFLLAAETGSGKTLAYLLPTIHHLRKQEAEDENVTRYNERLQVEREHRNGAPVSEWIEKFEPHPNTARPRAIVLVPTAELVEQVYKVAKSISHVAKFKVRPLSANYNPAKIQRNLYSHGGIDMIISTPHILAKIAERDPNILSRVHHLVIDEADSLFDRSFSPETGKIVDRSLPSLKQMVLCSATIPRRLDNYLDAHFPNIQRIVTPNLHAIPRRVQLGVIDVSKDPYRNNKLLACADAIWSIGKDAASHDGPGGPGEIDVKRIMVFVNERDSTQEVTDYLISKGIDAVALHRDTSDQRQAEALATFTSNEPLRITKEESEKRAQLVKSRRHLPNTKVIVATDLASRGIDTLAVRHVVLYDVPHTTIDFIHRLGRAGRMGRRGRGIVLVGKNDRRDVVAEVKESMYMGQALI, encoded by the coding sequence ATGTGGAAGAGAGCACGGGAATCCGTCTGCCTGATCTGCCGGTCGGCGTCAACACCTACCAGAGCTCTTTTggagccagcccagccatgGCTGGGCCAGAGAACCTTTGCGACAAGGCGAGCGGAGCGGCCGTCCCGCATGGTGCTCTCCGACAGAGTCGCCCGTGGcccctcatcaccgcctgggaaaggtggtgatgccCCCAAAAAACCTCGAAACAAACCAGACGGCCCTTGGGCCGGCATGAACCGAACAGTAGCCAACATCGACCGCACTCGATCCCCTGCGAAGTTTGCCTCAACTCGTGGCCGCGACGATGGGAACGGCAAGGATGACAGGAGGGGCGGCAAGGAGCGAGATTTCAAGGCGTTGAAGATGCAGCGCGCCCTATCTACCGTACCCTATTCTCTACGACAGGCCGTCAAAGCACGACTTACCGAGATCGAATCGTTTGACCAGTTTGACCTCAGGCAAGACGTGAAGGATGCCGTCACAAACGAGGTTTTGAAGGGCATGACGGATATCAAGCCAACACCAGTGCAAAAGCTGGCCATCTCAGCCATGTTGGGGAACCCACTGAAAGAGCTCAGAATAAGGAGGAGGTCCAAGGATGCTTTACAGAGGGAGGAGTTCTTGTTGGCCGCCGAGACCGGTTCTGGCAAAACGCTGGCGTATCTTTTACCAACAATTCACCACCTTCGGAAAcaggaggccgaggatgagaacGTCACCAGGTACAACGAACGTCTCCAAGTAGAAAGAGAACATCGCAACGGTGCGCCGGTATCCGAGTGGATCGAGAAGTTTGAACCGCATCCTAATACTGCTCGCCCCCGCGCCATCGTACTGGTGCCGACAGCCGAGCTGGTTGAGCAAGTCTACAAGGTTGCGAAGTCCATCTCCCACGTGGCCAAGTTCAAGGTCCGCCCTCTTTCGGCCAACTACAATCCCGCCAAGATCCAACGCAACTTGTACAGCCATGGCGGGATCGATATGATCATCTCTACTCCTCACATTCTCGCCAAGATCGCGGAAAGGGACCCCAACATCCTTTCTCGGGTTCACCACCTCGTCATTGACGAGGCTGACTCTCTGTTTGATCGGTCTTTCTCCCCCGAGACCGGAAAGATTGTGGATCGCTCGCTGCCTTCGCTCAAGCAAATGGTTCTCTGCTCGGCCACCATCCCTCGTCGCCTCGACAACTACTTGGATGCCCATTTCCCCAACATCCAACGCATTGTCACTCCTAACCTCCATGCTATCCCCCGTCGAGTCCAACTCGGTGTGATTGATGTGTCCAAAGACCCATATAGAAACAACAAGCTTCTCGCCTGCGCCGATGCCATCTGGTCCATCGGCAAGGACGCCGCTTCTCACGACGGCCCTGGTGGTCCAGGTGAAATCGACGTCAAGCGCATCATGGTCTTTGTCAACGAGCGTGACAGCACACAAGAGGTCACGGACTACCTCATCAGCAAGGGTATCGATGCGGTAGCGCTGCACAGAGACACGTCTGACCAGCGCCAGGCGGAGGCCCTCGCCACATTCACCAGCAACGAGCCCCTCAGGATTACCAAGGAGGAATCAGAGAAGAGGGCTCAGCTTGTCAAGAGCAGGAGACATTTGCCCAACACCAAGGTGATTGTCGCCACGGATCTGGCGTCGAGAGGTATCGACACCCTGGCGGTGAGGCATGTGGTGCTGTATGATGTGCCGCACACCACGATCGATTTCATCCATCGCTTGGGCAGAGCGGGCcgaatggggaggagaggaaggggtatCGTGCTGGTGGGGAAGAATGACAGGAGAGATGTAGTggcggaggtgaaggagagcATGTATATGGGACAGGCCCTGATTTAG
- a CDS encoding uncharacterized protein (EggNog:ENOG503NYVZ; COG:Z) yields the protein MGEAINYDDYTVAWMCFDELVETALLLMLDEEHGTIRSSRSKLKDVIQQFIFGRASELGVVVYFQHPNLSKDQFSMFDLKSRFPKLELVVIITIEDDLPDRVNEAVIRKGDVVVSNLSDDGSLEYLRGGPLDESLRRIDTQAEPFGIYQNSCCEPGNPGPQVIITPNTKGFGMSPFGDGTLQGLVWGIRHLPSLLIQGVTDNCKADDSLGYPAATVAACARQITTELFASKQLLPTLVPIVTCVL from the coding sequence ATGGGTGAAGCCATTAATTATGACGATTACACAGTGGCATGGATGTGCTTCGATGAGCTCGTTGAGACAGCACTTCTGCTTATGCTCGACGAGGAGCATGGCACAATTCGAAGCTCGCGCTCAAAGCTTAAAGATGTTATCCAGCAGTTCATATTCGGCAGAGCATCCGAGCTCGGCGTTGTTGTTTACTTTCAGCACCCCAATCTAAGCAAGGACCAGTTCTCTATGTTCGACTTGAAATCGCGGTTCCCGAAACTTGAACTGGTTGTTATTATCACCATCGAGGACGACTTACCTGACCGAGTCAATGAGGCAGTTATTCGTAAGGGAGATGTTGTGGTTAGCAACCTCTCTGACGACGGCAGTTTGGAATACTTGCGTGGAGGCCCATTGGATGAATCCCTTAGGAGAATCGACACTCAAGCTGAGCCGTTTGGTATCTATCAAAACTCATGTTGCGAGCCGGGCAACCCTGGGCCGCAAGTCATTATCACCCCTAACACTAAAGGCTTCGGGATGTCACCGTTTGGGGATGGCACTCTTCAGGGGTTGGTGTGGGGGATTCGACACCTTCCCTCACTTCTAATTCAAGGCGTCACGGACAACTGCAAGGCCGACGACTCACTGGGTTATCCTGCGGCCACAGTTGCAGCTTGTGCGAGGCAGATAACCACTGAGCTATTTGCCTCAAAACAACTGCTGCCAACGTTAGTTCCCATCGTCACCTGTGTTCTGTGA
- the TIM13 gene encoding protein translocase subunit (COG:U; BUSCO:EOG09265PJ3; EggNog:ENOG503P6U7) produces MDSEGVKKAIVQATLQETNTANARALIEGITGSCFEKCVPKPGTSLSSSEKTCMSYCVEKYIASWNEVNGTYIRRLRQGAEGNH; encoded by the exons ATGGATTCCGAGGGTGTCAAGAAAGCCATCGTGCAGGCCACTCTCCAAGAGACCAACACAGCCAACGCCCGTGCTCTTATCGAG GGTATCACCGGCAGCTGTTTTGAGAAGTGCGTTCCCAAGCCCggcacctccctctcctcgagCGAAAAGACCTGCATGTCCTACTGCGTCGAGAAGTACATTGCGTCCTGGAACGAGGTCAACGGCACCTACATCCGGAGGTTACGGCAAGGGGCTGAGGGCAACCACTAA